From Shewanella acanthi:
AAGATGCAATGCCTTCAGTACTACTCGAAAATGTAGTCAGTTTAATTCATGCTAAAGTCCCTAATTCACAAGCCAAGCAAGTTGAACAGTTCGCTACCTGCCTATACACCCACATGTCGAAAGACGACCTCAAGGCGCGTAATGAAAGTGATCTGTACGGTGCCGTTCTTAGCTTATGGAACGCACTAAATAAGACCCCCAAAGGTGAAACCCACCTCCGCGTTTTCAATCCAAGTCAGTCAAAACACGGCTGGCAATCCACGCATTCAATTATTGAGGTGATTCAACCCGATATGCCTTTCCTAGTGGATTCATTAGGTATGGCATTGAATCGTATGGGAATTACTGCCCATATGATGTTGCATACCCCACTGGCTATTGAACGCAAGGGTGACGAAGTGTCTAAGGTCACCTTTGTGAAACAAAGCCCAGAGAGCACTGAGCACATCGCCGTATTTTTAATTGAAATCGACCGCCAAAGCAGCACTGCCGATATCAAAGCGATTGAACGTGAACTGCAATCGGTACTCGCCGATGTGGCCGCTTCAGTAAATGACTGGGGCGCGATGTCAGCTAAACTCAGCGAGACGATCAAAGACCTACCGAATCGTCCGTTCCCGGGTGAAGCAAAAGATTTAGAAGAAGCGATAAACTTCTTAACTTACCTTAATAATCATCACTTTACCTTACTCGGCTACCGTCAGTATGATTTAAAACGCGTAGAGGGTGACGTCGAGTTAGTGCCAAATCTAGAATCCAGTCTAGGTTTGATGAACAAGCAACCCAAAGCGCAACCTGAGCAAGGTCTGCTGTTATCCAGTTTTTCTCCAAGCGCTCGCCGTGAAGCCTTAGACAGCAGCCCATTGATCCTGACTAAGAGCAGTGCCAAGAGCCGTGTTCACCGTCCCGCCTATGTGGATTACATCGGCATTAAACGCTTCGATGAGCAGGGCAATGTGGTCGGTGAAGATAGATTCATTGGTCTATATGCCTCAAATCTTTACAACCGTAGCCCGCGTGAAATACCGCTGCTGAATGAAAAAGTGCAGCGGGTTTTAGACCGTTCAGGCCTAGCGCCGCGTTCACACGACTACAAGGCACTGCTAAACATTCTTGAGAACCTGCCTCGCGATGAGCTAATTCAAGCCAATGTTGATACCTTGGCCCACACGGCCCACGGCGTGCTCGAGATGCAGGACCGCGATAAGCTGAAACTCTTTGTTCGCAAAGACGGTTTTGGTCGTTTCTTATCCTGTTTAGTGTACGTGTCTAAAGACAGATACAACACTAAGTTACGTCAAGATACCCAACGTATTTTGGCTCAACATTTCAACAGCAAAGAAGATGTAGAATTCACGACGTACTTCTCTGAGTCGACCCTAGCTCGTACGCACTACATCGTCAAAGTTGATAACAATAATATGGATGTAGATGTGGCAGCGATTGAGAACAATCTGATTGAAGCGGCGCGCTCGTGGGAAGATAAGTTAAGCACAGCCTTAAACAATGCCCTGGGTGAGCAAACCGGCACCCATTTAATGAAGCGTTACGCTAACGCGTTTGAGCAAAGCTATAAAGAAGACGTACTGCCAAGTTCTGCCGTTGTCGATATGCAGCAGCTCGAAGCCTTAGATGACGAGCACAAGCTCGGCATGTTGTTCTATCAGCCGCAGGAGGCTGCACTGAACGACAACAAAGTGCGTTTAAAACTGTTCCACAAGGATGAACCGATTCATCTTTCTGACGTACTGCCAATGCTAGAAAACTTTGGTCTGCGCGTCATTAACGAACGCCCATACGAAGTGACCACCTCTGATGGTTCGACTTTCTGGATTTTAGACTTCTTGATGATGGTGAAGGTCGCTAATACCGATAATATCGCCGATAGCCAAGACAGATTCCAAACTGCGCTTTCGCAGGTGTGGCAAAAGAAATTAGAAGATGACGGCTTTAACCGCATCATCCTAGCATCGGGCTTAACTGGCCGTGAAGTATCAGTACTGCGTGCATATGCTAAGTACATGCGTCAAATCGATGCGACCTTCAGCCAAGCCTACATCGAAGAAACCTTCGGCCGTTACCCACAAATCGCTGATTTGTTGGTGAAAATGTTTATCCGTAAGTTCAATCCAAAACTCAAGACTCGCACCTTGGGCAAGTTTATGGAGCAAATCAACTTACGTTTGGATGAAGTTTCAAGCCTCGATGACGATCGTATCATTCGCCGTTATCTGGATCTGATTAACGCAACGCTGCGTACCAACTTCTATCAGTTAGATGCTAAGGGTGAACCGAAGAGCTATATCTCCTTCAAGTTCATGCCGTCGATGATCCCTGAAATGCCGCGTCCGCTGCCGAAATTCGAGATTTTCGTCTATTCGCCACGCGTTGAAGGTGTGCATTTACGGGGTGGTAAGGTTGCCCGTGGTGGTCTGCGTTGGTCCGATCGCCGTGAAGACTTCCGTACTGAAGTCTTAGGTCTGGTTAAAGCGCAGCAAGTGAAAAACACCGTTATCGTGCCTGTGGGGGCGAAGGGTGGTTTCGTGTGTAAACAACTGCCAATCGAAGGCGGTCGTGAGGCGTTCTTCACCGAAGGTCAAGAATGCTACCGTATCTTTATCCGTGCATTGCTCGACATTACCGATAACATCGTAAATGGTGAAGTGGTGCATCCAGTGGACGTGGTTCGCCACGATGAAGACGACCCATATTTAGTGGTAGCAGCCGATAAGGGCACCGCGACCTTCTCGGATATCGCGAACGCGATTTCTCTGGAATATAACTTCTGGTTGGGCGATGCCTTCGCATCGGGCGGCAGTAACGGTTACGATCACAAGAAAATGGGTATCACGGCTAAAGGTGGCTGGGAATCGGTTAAACGTCACTTCCGCGAAGTGGGCATCGATTGCCAAACCACCGACTTTACCTGTTTAGGTATTGGTGACATGGCCGGTGACGTATTTGGTAACGGTATGTTGTTGTCGAAGCACACAAAACTTGTGGCTGCATTCAACCATATGCATATCTTTATCGACCCAAATCCAGATGTTGAAGCCAGTTATGATGAACGGGCGCGTTTATTCGCTCTGCCACGTTCAAGCTGGGAAGACTACAACAGCAAGCTGATCTCAAAAGGCGGCGGTATCTTCCTACGTTCGGCTAAGTCGATTCCATTATCTGCAGAAATGCAGCAAATGCTGGAAACCGAAAAGACCTCGATGAACCCAACCGAACTGATGAAAGAACTGCTGAAAATGCCAGTGGATCTGATTTGGAACGGTGGTATCGGTACCTACGTTAAGTCGTCACGCGAGACTCACGCTGAAGTGGGCGATCGTGCTAACGATGCACTGCGTGTTAACGGCCGTGAACTGCGCGCCAAGATTGTGGGCGAGGGCGGTAACTTAGGTTGTACCCAGTTAGGTCGTATCGAATTTGCTGCCAATGGCGGTCGCATCAACACCGATTTTGTGGATAACGTCGGCGGTGTGGATTGTTCTGACAACGAAGTGAACATCAAAATTCTGTTAAACGCGATGGTTGCCGAGGGTGAATTGACCCTGAAACAACGAAACCGTTTACTCGAAGAGATGACTGAAGAGGTCGGTCAAATCGTACTGCAAGACTGTAAAGACCAAACCCGCACCATTTCGGTGACTCAGGTTCACGGTGCTGAGCAGTTAAAAGAGCAAATCCGCTTTATCCAGTATCTGGAAAAAGAAGGCAAGCTTGACCGTGCGTTAGAATTTTTACCGTCTGAAGAAGAGCTTGCAGAACGTTTAGCTAATGGCCGTGCTTTAACACGTCCAGAGCTGTCTGTACTGGTGGCTTACGCTAAGATGGTGCTCAAAGAGCAATTATTAACGCCGGAAATCACCGAAGATACGCTGTTAAGCCAGCTGCTGATTGCATACTTCCCGAAAAAACTTCAGGAACTCTATAGCGACAGAATGGCAACGCATCCATTGCGTGGCGAAATCATCGCTACCTCGCTGGCAAACGAGTTAGTCAACGATATGGGCCTGAACTTCGTGCAACGTATGCAGGATGAGACAGGTGCCTCAGTTGCAGATGCGGCAATTTGCTACACTATGGCTCGCGAAGTCTTTGGTTTAGCTGAATTAACTAAATCAATCACGGATTTAAATGGCATCGTTCCTGCTGTTGTTCAAGGTGAGATGTTACACCAGCTACGCCGCAACATGCGCCGTGCTTGTCGCTGGTTCCTACGTCACCGTAACCGCAGCTGGAGCATCGAGCAAACCGTGGAATTCTTCAAACCGGTATTCGAACAGATCAAAGCGAATGTTCACGCCTACATGGTTGAAGAAGAAGCGGCTGGCATCCAAACCGAGATTAATGCTCTGGTTAAAGAAAATGTCCCGCTCGAGGTTGCTACTATTGTCGCCAACATGAGTACACTGTTCTCTACTCTGGATATTGCGCAAATCGCCCAGGCTGAAGATAAATCAGTGGCGCTCGTTGCCGAAACTTACTTTAAATTAGGTGCTCGCGTTGAGTTACACTGGTTCCTTGAACAGATCAGTGCTCAACCAGTTGCTAACCACTGGCAGGCACTTGCCCGTGCAGCATTTAGAGAAGAATTGGATTGGCAACAACGTGCATTAAGTTCTGTGGTGCTAAGAACATGCACTGCGAGCTGTGACGCAGAAAGTGTGATTTCTCAGTGGATTGATACCAATCAAGCCCTGCTGGAGAGATGGTTCCATATGCTGGCAGACTTCAAGACTTCGCAAAGCCATGAGTTTGCTAAGTTCTCTGTCGCCCTACGTGAACTGAATCTTCTGATCCTTCATTGCGAAGGCCAAAAGTAAACTTTTATTATAACAATCAGAAGCCCTGGCGACCGCCGGGGCTTTTTTTAGGTCGAGGATAGTACATGTTTTATACAATCGCACAGAAAATCATGTTTCAGATGGATCCTGAGCGAGCTCACAATCTAGCCATTGGCAGTCTGAAAATGACCGGCAATAGCCCGTTAAATGCGTTTTATGCGCAAAATATTGCACCAGCACCAGTGAGCTTTATGGGTCTAACATTCCCGAATCCAGTCGGTCTTGCGGCGGGTATGGATAAGGACGGCGAGTCTATCGATGCCTTCCATGCCATGGGTTTTGGTCATGTAG
This genomic window contains:
- a CDS encoding NAD-glutamate dehydrogenase, coding for MALKDAMPSVLLENVVSLIHAKVPNSQAKQVEQFATCLYTHMSKDDLKARNESDLYGAVLSLWNALNKTPKGETHLRVFNPSQSKHGWQSTHSIIEVIQPDMPFLVDSLGMALNRMGITAHMMLHTPLAIERKGDEVSKVTFVKQSPESTEHIAVFLIEIDRQSSTADIKAIERELQSVLADVAASVNDWGAMSAKLSETIKDLPNRPFPGEAKDLEEAINFLTYLNNHHFTLLGYRQYDLKRVEGDVELVPNLESSLGLMNKQPKAQPEQGLLLSSFSPSARREALDSSPLILTKSSAKSRVHRPAYVDYIGIKRFDEQGNVVGEDRFIGLYASNLYNRSPREIPLLNEKVQRVLDRSGLAPRSHDYKALLNILENLPRDELIQANVDTLAHTAHGVLEMQDRDKLKLFVRKDGFGRFLSCLVYVSKDRYNTKLRQDTQRILAQHFNSKEDVEFTTYFSESTLARTHYIVKVDNNNMDVDVAAIENNLIEAARSWEDKLSTALNNALGEQTGTHLMKRYANAFEQSYKEDVLPSSAVVDMQQLEALDDEHKLGMLFYQPQEAALNDNKVRLKLFHKDEPIHLSDVLPMLENFGLRVINERPYEVTTSDGSTFWILDFLMMVKVANTDNIADSQDRFQTALSQVWQKKLEDDGFNRIILASGLTGREVSVLRAYAKYMRQIDATFSQAYIEETFGRYPQIADLLVKMFIRKFNPKLKTRTLGKFMEQINLRLDEVSSLDDDRIIRRYLDLINATLRTNFYQLDAKGEPKSYISFKFMPSMIPEMPRPLPKFEIFVYSPRVEGVHLRGGKVARGGLRWSDRREDFRTEVLGLVKAQQVKNTVIVPVGAKGGFVCKQLPIEGGREAFFTEGQECYRIFIRALLDITDNIVNGEVVHPVDVVRHDEDDPYLVVAADKGTATFSDIANAISLEYNFWLGDAFASGGSNGYDHKKMGITAKGGWESVKRHFREVGIDCQTTDFTCLGIGDMAGDVFGNGMLLSKHTKLVAAFNHMHIFIDPNPDVEASYDERARLFALPRSSWEDYNSKLISKGGGIFLRSAKSIPLSAEMQQMLETEKTSMNPTELMKELLKMPVDLIWNGGIGTYVKSSRETHAEVGDRANDALRVNGRELRAKIVGEGGNLGCTQLGRIEFAANGGRINTDFVDNVGGVDCSDNEVNIKILLNAMVAEGELTLKQRNRLLEEMTEEVGQIVLQDCKDQTRTISVTQVHGAEQLKEQIRFIQYLEKEGKLDRALEFLPSEEELAERLANGRALTRPELSVLVAYAKMVLKEQLLTPEITEDTLLSQLLIAYFPKKLQELYSDRMATHPLRGEIIATSLANELVNDMGLNFVQRMQDETGASVADAAICYTMAREVFGLAELTKSITDLNGIVPAVVQGEMLHQLRRNMRRACRWFLRHRNRSWSIEQTVEFFKPVFEQIKANVHAYMVEEEAAGIQTEINALVKENVPLEVATIVANMSTLFSTLDIAQIAQAEDKSVALVAETYFKLGARVELHWFLEQISAQPVANHWQALARAAFREELDWQQRALSSVVLRTCTASCDAESVISQWIDTNQALLERWFHMLADFKTSQSHEFAKFSVALRELNLLILHCEGQK